From Marinobacterium sp. LSUCC0821, a single genomic window includes:
- a CDS encoding class II aldolase/adducin family protein, with translation MIFEKHYLSDSMYNIPQVNLRGKVSDIEWQTRISLAAAYRLVVLHGWDDLIYTHISARIPGTEELLINPFGLRFDEVTASNLVKIDIEGNKIDPDFPYDINPAGFTIHSAVHLARHEDQCAFHLHHPDLIAVATRKEGLLPLSQYSAFALASIAYHEYEGLAVNPEEIKRLQDDLGTANFFMLRNHGALTMGKTIGDAFMHMYDLIMACEVQVKMQHNSDGIIPVPQSVIDGIKAQANVVHTGTTGGQKAWPAMLRKVKQAYPEFDQ, from the coding sequence TTGATCTTCGAAAAACACTATTTGAGTGACTCTATGTACAACATTCCGCAAGTGAATCTGCGCGGCAAAGTCTCTGATATTGAGTGGCAAACACGCATCTCTCTAGCTGCTGCATACCGACTGGTTGTTCTGCACGGCTGGGATGATCTTATCTATACCCATATTTCAGCCCGCATCCCCGGCACTGAAGAGCTTTTAATCAACCCATTTGGGCTGCGATTCGATGAGGTAACTGCATCCAATCTGGTCAAAATTGATATTGAAGGCAACAAGATCGATCCCGACTTTCCGTACGACATTAACCCGGCGGGATTTACGATTCACAGTGCAGTTCACCTAGCACGTCACGAAGATCAGTGCGCCTTCCATCTTCACCACCCCGATCTTATTGCAGTCGCTACCCGCAAAGAGGGACTTCTGCCTTTAAGCCAGTACTCCGCGTTCGCCCTCGCAAGTATCGCTTACCATGAGTACGAGGGGTTGGCTGTTAATCCTGAAGAGATAAAACGCCTGCAGGATGATCTAGGCACTGCAAACTTCTTTATGCTGCGCAACCACGGCGCGTTGACGATGGGCAAAACTATCGGCGACGCCTTCATGCACATGTATGACCTGATCATGGCGTGCGAAGTCCAAGTTAAGATGCAACACAACTCGGATGGCATTATCCCCGTTCCGCAAAGTGTGATTGATGGCATCAAAGCGCAAGCGAATGTCGTACACACAGGTACAACCGGCGGCCAAAAAGCTTGGCCAGCGATGCTTCGCAAAGTAAAACAAGCCTACCCAGAATTTGATCAATAA
- a CDS encoding glutathione peroxidase yields MKNREGLNVPEVTFPIRVNNEWAKVTSSDLFKEKTVVVFALPGAFTPTCSSTHLPRYNELAPVFAKEGVDSIICLSVNDPFVMDAWAGDQGAENILMLPDGNGEFTEGMGMLVDKADLGFGKRSWRYSMLVKDGVIEKMFIEPDVPGDPFKVSDADTMLKYINANAEQPKRVTVFTKPGCPHCSRAKKALSEAGFSYEEINLGAKGLSYSTLAAVTGQGTTPQVFIDGQRVGGADDLESWLANR; encoded by the coding sequence ATGAAAAATCGTGAAGGTTTAAATGTTCCAGAGGTGACGTTCCCAATTCGAGTGAATAACGAGTGGGCTAAAGTGACTTCAAGTGATCTTTTCAAAGAGAAGACTGTTGTCGTATTTGCGCTGCCAGGTGCGTTCACGCCAACCTGCTCAAGTACCCACTTACCTCGTTATAACGAGTTAGCACCTGTGTTTGCAAAAGAGGGTGTGGATAGCATCATCTGTCTATCAGTGAACGATCCCTTTGTCATGGATGCCTGGGCGGGTGATCAGGGTGCTGAGAATATCTTAATGCTTCCAGACGGTAACGGAGAGTTCACTGAGGGAATGGGCATGTTGGTTGATAAAGCTGATCTTGGCTTTGGCAAACGCAGCTGGCGCTACTCGATGCTGGTTAAAGATGGCGTCATTGAAAAGATGTTCATCGAGCCTGATGTGCCAGGCGACCCATTTAAAGTGTCTGACGCTGACACCATGTTGAAATACATCAATGCGAATGCAGAGCAGCCAAAACGCGTAACTGTCTTCACCAAACCGGGTTGTCCACATTGTTCGCGTGCTAAAAAAGCATTGAGTGAGGCTGGTTTCAGCTACGAAGAGATAAACCTAGGTGCAAAAGGCCTAAGTTACTCAACGCTAGCGGCTGTCACGGGGCAGGGAACCACCCCTCAGGTATTCATTGATGGTCAGCGAGTGGGTGGAGCTGACGATCTAGAGTCTTGGTTGGCTAATCGTTAA
- a CDS encoding SDR family NAD(P)-dependent oxidoreductase produces the protein MQRSVVITGGASGIGLAIAERFTKLGDRVFNLDISQGSVGETLICDVTDHQAVTNAVNQIAAKHSIDVVVSNAGRHLSANIENTTEADFISMFDLNVKGAFSLVQAAVPHMKAQGGSIIFVGSDQSSVAKSNSCAYNMTKHALASLAKTTAIDYAQFNIRSNIVCPGTIETPLYTKAVEAYCARSGADIAEVHQAEANEQPIGRIGQPNEVAAMVAYLASDEAGFVTGALLPIDGGYTAR, from the coding sequence ATGCAGCGATCAGTCGTAATTACAGGTGGTGCTTCGGGGATTGGTTTAGCGATTGCTGAGCGCTTTACTAAGCTGGGTGATAGGGTCTTTAACCTAGATATCAGCCAAGGTTCAGTGGGCGAGACGTTGATCTGCGATGTGACCGATCATCAAGCGGTAACTAACGCTGTTAATCAAATCGCTGCTAAGCACAGCATCGACGTTGTTGTCTCTAATGCTGGGCGTCACCTTTCGGCTAATATTGAGAATACGACCGAAGCGGATTTCATTTCGATGTTTGATCTGAACGTGAAGGGCGCTTTCTCCCTCGTTCAGGCTGCTGTTCCCCATATGAAAGCGCAGGGTGGCTCGATCATTTTTGTCGGTTCAGATCAATCTTCAGTCGCTAAATCTAACTCCTGTGCTTACAACATGACTAAGCACGCTCTGGCTTCACTCGCCAAAACCACTGCTATCGATTACGCCCAGTTTAATATTCGCTCCAATATTGTCTGCCCAGGTACGATAGAGACGCCGCTCTACACTAAGGCGGTTGAGGCATATTGTGCTCGCTCAGGTGCAGATATTGCTGAAGTGCATCAGGCTGAGGCAAATGAGCAGCCTATCGGGCGCATTGGGCAACCCAATGAGGTGGCTGCAATGGTCGCTTATCTTGCCAGTGATGAGGCTGGATTTGTTACTGGCGCTCTGCTGCCGATTGATGGCGGATATACTGCACGCTAA
- a CDS encoding DUF1800 family protein, whose amino-acid sequence MSAKSPELNYTMRVGFIPRLGSSIPNDPVNWAIDQLSYNKPLKSPAANRSTDPAFEEWPAHLDPGLKERLINVWRWDEARESLRKKHANEERLLREKLDEAQFKYDLRWFDAAKFNHYGAYGEDPVRQRLGHFWFNHFTIGSYDSFYTAGDFYEHRILENLNGSFADLLYDATTHYSMLRYLDNVDNVSPNSEQGRHRRQEGKQVGLNDNLAREIMELHSCSPAQGYTEDDIHNAARILAGWGDYAFNPRWAYQEWKSADYPYIKKRADTGTKVVMGKKYGRGSSALKEFTNDLAALDKTREYICHKLALHFISDEPSKKVTQALENSWKNSNGNLLAVHTTLLELAWSEGENKVLWPSHWLFNIVRAADAHYFDSHQDITSWQMGREVVKPMRELGNSFWEERQPNGFPLKSREWISLEHLDRRVRFAQSVWNRAFVTAKPKEIMDHLQVPLSYQSKVMEFGQGHEQFIALTVNRWMMEV is encoded by the coding sequence ATGTCTGCCAAATCACCAGAACTAAACTACACAATGCGGGTCGGGTTTATCCCTCGCCTCGGCTCGTCAATCCCCAACGATCCCGTTAATTGGGCAATTGATCAACTGAGTTACAACAAACCACTTAAATCGCCGGCTGCAAATCGGAGTACAGATCCAGCCTTCGAAGAGTGGCCAGCCCATTTAGATCCAGGATTAAAAGAGCGCTTAATCAATGTATGGCGTTGGGACGAAGCAAGGGAGTCGCTCAGAAAAAAGCATGCAAATGAGGAGCGACTTTTAAGAGAGAAGTTGGATGAGGCTCAGTTCAAATATGACCTCAGGTGGTTTGATGCAGCCAAATTTAATCACTATGGAGCATACGGTGAGGACCCCGTTAGACAACGTCTTGGGCACTTCTGGTTCAACCATTTCACAATTGGCTCGTATGACTCTTTTTACACAGCGGGTGATTTTTACGAGCATCGTATTTTAGAAAATTTGAACGGTAGCTTTGCTGATCTACTCTATGATGCGACCACGCACTACTCGATGCTACGTTATCTCGATAATGTCGATAACGTATCACCCAATTCTGAGCAAGGACGCCATCGAAGACAAGAAGGCAAACAGGTCGGTCTTAATGACAATTTAGCCCGCGAAATCATGGAGCTGCATAGCTGCTCTCCTGCTCAAGGCTATACAGAAGATGACATTCACAACGCGGCAAGAATACTGGCCGGATGGGGAGACTATGCATTTAACCCACGCTGGGCCTATCAAGAGTGGAAAAGTGCTGATTACCCCTACATTAAAAAACGAGCCGACACTGGAACTAAAGTGGTTATGGGTAAGAAATATGGTCGTGGCAGCTCTGCGCTTAAAGAGTTTACTAATGACCTAGCCGCTCTGGATAAAACGCGCGAGTACATCTGTCATAAACTGGCACTGCACTTTATCAGTGACGAACCCAGTAAAAAGGTCACTCAAGCACTAGAAAATAGCTGGAAAAACTCCAATGGCAACCTGCTTGCAGTACATACAACACTCTTAGAGCTAGCCTGGAGTGAAGGAGAAAACAAAGTCCTATGGCCTAGCCATTGGCTATTCAACATTGTAAGAGCCGCTGATGCCCACTATTTTGATAGTCACCAAGACATTACCTCTTGGCAGATGGGGCGCGAGGTGGTTAAACCGATGAGAGAGCTCGGCAACAGTTTTTGGGAAGAGCGCCAGCCGAACGGTTTCCCTCTCAAATCTAGAGAGTGGATAAGCCTAGAGCACCTTGATAGGCGTGTGCGATTTGCTCAATCCGTCTGGAACAGAGCTTTTGTTACCGCCAAACCTAAAGAGATTATGGATCACCTACAGGTTCCTCTGAGCTATCAATCAAAGGTGATGGAATTTGGTCAGGGACATGAGCAATTCATTGCGTTAACTGTGAACCGCTGGATGATGGAGGTCTAA
- a CDS encoding mandelate racemase/muconate lactonizing enzyme family protein, whose product MKITEVEIFDIHCPERPPWNPVFVRIHTDEGIHGLGEAGLAYDWGHSAAAAMIKEIAEAVLIGFDPFKTELLWSRMLRESFWGLGGGPVLYAAMSAIDTALWDIKGKALGLPVYQLLGGKTNDNLRTYASQLQFDWDKDCTKMLTPDDYARAAAKAMAEGYDAVKVDPIVYDANGDSSFDRTKLFTPTQMKLFGDRLRAIRKEVGDYVDIIFESHSLMGAASAIQMGKVIEEVGCMMYEEPVNYLNSKVHKKVAEGVNVPIAGGERLYHRWDVRQYFEDQSIDVLQPDVGLCGGFTEAKKVCDYADVYDIRIQAHVCGGPVATAASLQLEAAIPNFLIHEHHTYAIKSWNRELCIQDYQPVNGKFSVPDLPGIGIELNDEIVYRSPNVKVK is encoded by the coding sequence ATGAAAATCACCGAAGTAGAGATTTTTGATATCCACTGCCCAGAGCGTCCACCTTGGAATCCGGTCTTTGTGCGCATTCACACCGACGAGGGCATCCACGGTCTTGGCGAAGCGGGCCTTGCTTATGACTGGGGACACAGCGCTGCGGCGGCGATGATCAAAGAGATTGCCGAAGCGGTTCTAATCGGATTTGATCCATTCAAAACCGAACTACTCTGGTCACGTATGCTACGTGAAAGCTTCTGGGGACTCGGTGGCGGTCCTGTTCTATATGCAGCTATGAGCGCTATTGATACGGCACTATGGGATATCAAAGGTAAAGCACTTGGCCTACCTGTTTACCAGCTACTCGGCGGTAAGACCAATGACAACCTGCGTACCTACGCAAGTCAGCTTCAGTTCGACTGGGACAAAGATTGCACCAAGATGCTAACCCCAGACGATTATGCTCGTGCTGCTGCCAAAGCGATGGCTGAAGGGTATGACGCCGTGAAGGTTGACCCAATCGTCTATGACGCAAACGGTGACTCTAGCTTTGACCGCACAAAGCTATTTACTCCTACTCAAATGAAACTATTTGGTGATCGACTTCGCGCTATCCGCAAAGAGGTGGGTGACTATGTCGATATCATCTTTGAATCCCACTCCCTTATGGGTGCTGCTTCGGCAATTCAGATGGGCAAGGTAATCGAAGAGGTCGGCTGTATGATGTATGAAGAGCCGGTTAACTACCTCAACTCTAAAGTGCACAAAAAAGTAGCCGAAGGCGTTAACGTACCAATCGCGGGTGGCGAGCGCCTCTACCATCGCTGGGATGTTCGCCAGTACTTTGAAGATCAATCAATTGATGTGCTTCAACCAGATGTTGGTCTCTGTGGAGGCTTCACTGAAGCTAAGAAAGTGTGTGACTATGCAGATGTCTACGACATTCGAATTCAGGCACACGTCTGTGGTGGACCGGTCGCAACAGCAGCTTCACTGCAACTCGAAGCGGCCATTCCTAACTTCCTAATACACGAGCACCACACCTATGCCATCAAGTCATGGAACCGTGAGCTCTGTATTCAGGATTATCAGCCAGTAAACGGTAAGTTCAGTGTTCCAGACCTTCCTGGTATCGGCATTGAACTAAACGATGAGATTGTCTACCGCTCACCGAATGTGAAGGTTAAGTAA
- a CDS encoding amidohydrolase: protein MIRITDPHLHLFNLVAGEYGWLQPNSAPYWPDKSKLLRNFGESDLLLSDGLSLSGYTHIEAGFNNSKSWLEVDWIESQATLPTKTVGCVDLCVSPDQFNQQLSELSKRTSLVGVRHIFDDQIDTILSNPNTQPNLRSLEQADLMFELQFDVAHVDHVEQVLNLFKQFPTLAVVLNHQGFGSSALPDAEREHWLAGLERLSGLANLKVKCSGFEMLDRSFSASTVKQTVELVVSIFGESRVMVASNFPLISLSMSYSDYWSMVVRMLQEASLPIEKLVDLNARETYRF from the coding sequence ATGATCAGAATTACCGATCCGCACCTTCATCTATTTAATCTTGTAGCGGGTGAGTATGGTTGGTTACAGCCAAACTCAGCTCCGTACTGGCCTGATAAATCAAAACTACTCAGGAATTTTGGTGAGTCTGATCTGTTGCTCTCTGATGGACTAAGCCTATCTGGATACACTCATATAGAGGCGGGCTTTAATAATTCAAAATCTTGGCTGGAAGTGGATTGGATTGAGTCCCAAGCAACTTTGCCTACCAAGACAGTGGGTTGTGTTGACCTCTGTGTAAGCCCTGATCAGTTTAATCAGCAGCTATCTGAATTGTCTAAACGCACTTCTCTTGTGGGTGTTAGACATATTTTTGATGATCAGATTGATACGATTCTTAGTAACCCAAATACGCAGCCCAATTTGCGAAGTTTAGAGCAGGCTGACCTTATGTTTGAACTGCAGTTTGATGTTGCTCATGTTGATCATGTTGAGCAGGTATTAAATCTATTTAAGCAGTTTCCGACCCTTGCAGTTGTTCTTAACCATCAGGGTTTCGGTTCATCTGCTTTGCCTGATGCAGAACGAGAGCATTGGCTTGCGGGGCTTGAAAGGCTCTCGGGATTAGCCAATCTAAAAGTTAAATGCTCTGGTTTTGAGATGCTAGATCGATCGTTTAGTGCTTCGACGGTTAAGCAGACAGTTGAATTGGTTGTTTCTATTTTTGGTGAGAGTAGGGTGATGGTCGCTTCCAACTTTCCGCTGATTTCGCTCTCTATGAGCTATAGCGACTATTGGTCGATGGTTGTGCGAATGTTGCAAGAAGCAAGCTTGCCAATAGAAAAACTGGTAGATCTCAACGCGCGTGAGACCTACCGGTTCTAG
- a CDS encoding DUF1501 domain-containing protein yields the protein MKRRDFLKLTGGSLALASVPTWARSINPNRRLVVFLLEGGLDGLSALVPKAEGALESHRESLLPTSLLDLNSHWALDPSLRNTHKLMLSQDILGVHATSFPYTKRSHFEGQNFIQGAGKAPFTESTGWIGRGLDLVNYGGRAMSLDTPLLLRGTTSIDNYYPAHVKGAYNPSSDLLKRIHSGLSEQWQTTNEKLIARVTKNTYQSNDRSPNALAREAGKALSQKDGPIAALIRLGGYDTHAGQGSRLGSKLTELDLCISSLKDSLGEAWDNTTFITLTEFGRTVKVNGSSGSDHGYGTCMFIGGGAVNGGAVLADWPGLAKSDLFERRDLMATLDSRSLCAAALEHTLGLEHDEIAERVFFEPNLKRVTDRIYL from the coding sequence ATGAAACGTAGAGACTTTTTGAAATTGACAGGCGGTTCATTAGCACTTGCGTCTGTCCCAACCTGGGCGCGTTCCATCAACCCAAATCGACGCTTAGTCGTCTTCTTGCTGGAGGGCGGTCTAGATGGCCTAAGTGCATTAGTACCCAAAGCTGAAGGCGCTCTGGAGAGCCACAGGGAATCGTTATTACCTACCTCACTTCTGGATCTCAATAGTCATTGGGCATTAGACCCATCGCTTCGTAATACGCACAAACTGATGCTGAGTCAGGACATACTTGGAGTCCATGCAACCAGTTTCCCTTACACCAAACGTTCCCATTTTGAGGGGCAAAACTTCATACAGGGTGCTGGCAAAGCCCCCTTTACTGAGAGCACTGGTTGGATAGGTCGAGGCTTAGATTTAGTCAACTACGGTGGACGGGCGATGAGCTTGGATACCCCTCTTCTACTAAGAGGAACGACCAGCATCGACAACTACTATCCGGCTCATGTAAAGGGCGCCTACAACCCCTCTTCCGATCTCTTAAAAAGAATTCACTCAGGTCTTTCAGAACAGTGGCAAACCACCAATGAAAAACTGATCGCTAGGGTGACTAAAAACACCTACCAATCCAATGATCGAAGCCCGAATGCGTTAGCGCGAGAAGCCGGCAAAGCACTATCACAAAAGGATGGCCCCATCGCCGCATTGATTCGACTAGGGGGGTATGACACTCATGCAGGACAAGGATCTCGTTTAGGATCTAAGCTAACTGAGCTGGATCTATGTATCAGTTCATTAAAAGATTCACTCGGTGAGGCCTGGGATAACACGACATTTATTACTCTCACAGAGTTTGGAAGAACCGTCAAAGTGAATGGCAGCAGCGGCTCTGACCATGGCTACGGCACCTGCATGTTCATTGGGGGTGGCGCCGTTAATGGTGGCGCGGTACTGGCTGACTGGCCCGGATTGGCAAAGAGCGACCTATTTGAGCGGCGCGACCTGATGGCTACTTTGGATTCAAGAAGCCTGTGTGCAGCAGCACTAGAACACACACTTGGCCTTGAGCATGATGAAATCGCGGAACGCGTATTTTTTGAGCCCAACCTAAAACGAGTTACCGACAGGATATACCTATGA